From a region of the Flavobacterium sediminilitoris genome:
- a CDS encoding fibronectin type III domain-containing protein produces the protein MKNFLLFLSLTICNLVSSQTLYPYLQNATPTSIYINWKTSNNSETIVEYGTDSSSLTVTVTGNTNILTDVGYPGNYYYHSAKLTNLNPNTKYYYKIKTGSDVSDVYSFKTLPNPGEAATADGHIRFLIMGDNQLKNEPRYDSLVSAAKRKIKEKWGATLSPDDNISMTFMVGDQVDVGTLDHYEHVHFKKNRELSGYLPIQTTVGNHETYGTLGMNSYYSHFFMSELSYQGISSNSENYYAQQAGNVLFISMSSEHTGTDQLNWIQQVLTAADSDSTVDWIFSLSHRPYQAEQYVGDISNWVRETAVPLLTTSDKYIMHVGAHHHLYHRGQLKNTPTYNIISGGTAWDQYWSMSTEKDFEDVQKTISNWMYQIVDIDVINGKMDIESYSIGSIYKWKNNQLMDKFHRYKNKTKPNKPSITNTFSTPIELPITLDGSAFSTNEPELLNTSQFVISKFPDFNVIEKESYRDFENLFGKYATQRDSTVDVNLGVDITKMEILSNSIDNGIYYAKLRYRDQNLEWSDWSDAVSFEVINSNIGETSLSIDSPTNTYNVNQTINVNYINAPAASNTWIGIYKDGQTPGGVGSQIWQYTNGTSSGTINFSSGLATSGRYYVALFINDGYTEVAERVYFYVGDIPVLSTDETEYAIGSDVVVSFSNAPNLSNDWIGIYKMGIDAGDAPSTTWEYVTSTNGSLTFNNLPKGYYYAAYYLQGGFNAIGNKAFFKVGDIVTELWINKPVYELGEQINASWTDAPGIVKDWLGIYNENDDPNIQPLISYQYFEGLANGNAEIESQNMPTEEGNYFIVMFTNDSYDEVSNRVTFEIVSPLKNEGFKIDNGIKLYPNPTNNNKQTFIQCDYPIDAIELFNTEGQLLYATKNVNNNKYSLLTQDLPKGVYIIKIHSRKLFTAKLIVE, from the coding sequence ATGAAAAACTTTCTTCTATTTCTAAGCCTTACTATTTGTAACTTGGTAAGTTCACAAACACTTTACCCCTATTTGCAAAATGCAACTCCTACTTCAATTTATATCAACTGGAAAACAAGCAATAATTCAGAAACAATTGTTGAATATGGCACTGATTCATCGAGTTTAACTGTGACAGTAACAGGAAACACAAATATTTTAACAGATGTGGGTTATCCTGGTAACTACTATTATCATTCTGCTAAACTGACAAATTTGAATCCTAACACAAAATATTATTACAAGATTAAGACAGGTAGTGATGTTTCTGATGTTTACTCTTTTAAAACATTGCCAAATCCTGGTGAAGCTGCTACTGCTGATGGTCATATTCGTTTTTTAATAATGGGAGATAATCAATTAAAAAACGAACCTCGATATGATTCTTTGGTTTCTGCTGCAAAAAGAAAAATTAAAGAAAAATGGGGAGCAACATTATCTCCAGATGATAATATTTCAATGACATTTATGGTTGGAGATCAAGTTGATGTTGGAACTTTAGATCATTATGAACATGTACACTTTAAAAAGAATAGAGAGTTATCTGGTTATTTACCTATTCAAACAACTGTAGGAAATCATGAAACGTATGGAACTCTTGGAATGAATTCATATTATAGTCATTTCTTCATGAGTGAATTATCATATCAAGGCATTTCTTCAAATTCAGAAAATTATTATGCACAACAAGCAGGAAATGTGCTTTTTATAAGTATGAGTTCTGAACATACTGGAACGGATCAATTAAATTGGATACAACAAGTATTAACTGCCGCTGATAGCGATTCAACTGTTGATTGGATATTTTCATTAAGTCATCGTCCTTATCAAGCAGAACAATATGTAGGAGACATATCAAACTGGGTAAGAGAAACAGCCGTTCCGCTTTTAACTACTTCTGACAAATACATTATGCATGTTGGAGCTCATCATCACTTATATCATAGAGGACAATTAAAAAACACACCAACTTACAATATTATTTCAGGTGGAACAGCTTGGGATCAATACTGGTCAATGTCTACCGAAAAAGATTTTGAAGATGTTCAAAAAACAATAAGTAACTGGATGTATCAAATTGTAGATATTGATGTTATTAATGGTAAAATGGATATTGAAAGTTATTCAATAGGTAGTATTTATAAGTGGAAAAACAACCAGTTAATGGATAAATTTCACAGATATAAAAATAAAACAAAACCTAATAAACCATCAATTACAAATACTTTTTCAACTCCTATTGAATTACCTATTACTTTAGATGGTAGTGCATTTTCTACAAACGAACCTGAGTTATTAAACACTTCTCAATTTGTAATTTCTAAATTTCCTGATTTTAATGTAATTGAAAAAGAATCATATCGTGATTTTGAAAACCTATTTGGTAAATATGCTACACAAAGAGATTCTACTGTCGATGTAAACTTAGGTGTTGATATTACTAAAATGGAAATCCTTTCAAACTCAATAGACAATGGCATTTACTATGCTAAATTAAGATATAGAGATCAAAATCTAGAATGGTCAGATTGGAGCGATGCCGTATCTTTTGAGGTTATAAATAGTAATATTGGAGAAACTTCTTTATCTATAGATAGCCCTACGAATACTTATAATGTTAATCAAACTATTAATGTTAATTATATAAATGCTCCTGCTGCAAGTAATACTTGGATTGGCATTTACAAAGATGGGCAAACTCCAGGAGGAGTAGGATCTCAAATATGGCAATATACAAATGGAACATCTAGTGGAACCATTAATTTTTCATCAGGATTAGCAACTAGCGGAAGATATTATGTAGCACTTTTTATTAATGATGGTTATACAGAAGTTGCCGAAAGAGTATATTTTTATGTTGGAGACATTCCTGTTCTAAGCACCGATGAAACAGAATATGCAATAGGAAGTGATGTTGTTGTTTCTTTTTCAAATGCACCAAATTTATCTAATGATTGGATTGGTATTTATAAAATGGGAATTGATGCAGGTGATGCACCATCGACTACTTGGGAATATGTAACTAGCACAAATGGTTCGTTAACTTTTAACAACTTACCAAAAGGATATTATTATGCTGCTTATTATCTACAAGGAGGTTTTAATGCTATCGGAAATAAAGCATTCTTTAAAGTAGGTGATATTGTTACTGAACTTTGGATTAACAAACCTGTTTATGAACTAGGAGAACAAATTAATGCTTCATGGACTGATGCTCCTGGTATTGTAAAAGATTGGTTAGGAATTTATAATGAAAACGATGATCCTAATATTCAACCTTTAATTAGTTACCAATACTTTGAAGGTCTTGCAAATGGAAACGCAGAAATTGAAAGTCAAAATATGCCTACTGAAGAAGGAAATTATTTTATCGTAATGTTTACTAATGATTCTTATGATGAAGTTTCCAATCGAGTTACATTTGAAATAGTATCTCCTTTAAAAAATGAAGGATTTAAAATCGATAATGGAATTAAGTTATATCCAAATCCTACAAATAATAATAAACAAACTTTCATTCAATGTGATTATCCCATTGATGCTATCGAATTATTCAATACTGAAGGGCAATTATTATATGCAACTAAAAATGTAAATAACAATAAATATTCATTATTAACCCAAGATTTACCAAAAGGTGTTTACATTATTAAAATACATTCTAGAAAACTTTTTACTGCGAAACTTATTGTAGAATAA
- a CDS encoding 4Fe-4S dicluster domain-containing protein: protein MAIKITDECINCGACEPECPNTAIYEGADDWRYKDGTKLLGKIILPDGTEIDSDAAQTPLSDDVYYIVPGKCTECKGFHEEPQCAAVCPVDCCVPDEDHVESEETLLNRQSFLHNE from the coding sequence ATGGCAATAAAGATAACTGACGAATGTATTAATTGTGGTGCATGTGAACCAGAATGTCCTAATACAGCAATATATGAAGGTGCAGACGATTGGAGATATAAAGATGGAACTAAATTATTAGGGAAGATTATCTTGCCTGACGGAACAGAAATTGATTCTGATGCTGCGCAAACTCCATTGTCTGATGACGTGTATTATATTGTACCAGGAAAATGTACAGAATGTAAAGGTTTTCATGAAGAGCCTCAATGTGCTGCGGTTTGTCCTGTAGACTGTTGTGTGCCAGATGAAGATCATGTTGAATCAGAAGAAACATTGCTTAATAGGCAATCGTTTTTACATAACGAATAA